From Streptomyces sp. GSL17-111, one genomic window encodes:
- a CDS encoding potassium/proton antiporter: MTVDRLNELLLACALVLLVAVAAVRLSTRSGLPTLLIYLGIGVTMGQDGLGVEFSDPELMQVLGYAALVMILAEGGLATKWREIRPAVGGAAVLATFGVAISVLVTAAAAHYLVGLSWQLSLILGAVVSSTDAAAVFSVLRVIPLPRRLSGMLEAESGFNDAPVVILVVAFSALATDPQPWYQLVGTIVFQLAVGVLCGLGVGKLGELGLRRIALPASGLYPIAVLALCVLSYAVGALAHGSGFLATYITGLILGNAKLPHRPAVRGFADGVAWIAQIGLFVLLGLLATPSALTADFWPAILIGLALTLVARPLSVVVSLTPFRMPWRQQMLMSWAGLRGAVPIVLATIPMVAGIEQSDRIFNIVFVLVVVYTLVQGPTLPWLARKLRLGATDGATDVDIESAPLERLRGHLLSVSIPSASRMHGVEINELRLPPGSAVTLVVRNGKSFVPTPTTVLMRGDELLVVATNAVRDQAEQRLIAVGRGGKLAGWLGRRPHPGPPGVSGPPGRSAPSR, encoded by the coding sequence CTGACTGTCGACCGCCTCAACGAACTCCTGCTCGCCTGCGCACTCGTGCTCCTGGTCGCGGTGGCGGCCGTGCGGCTCTCCACGCGCAGCGGGCTCCCCACCCTGCTCATCTATCTGGGCATCGGCGTCACGATGGGTCAGGACGGGCTGGGGGTGGAGTTCAGCGACCCCGAGCTGATGCAGGTGCTCGGCTACGCCGCCCTCGTGATGATCCTCGCCGAGGGCGGGCTCGCGACGAAATGGCGGGAGATCCGCCCGGCGGTGGGCGGTGCGGCGGTGCTCGCGACGTTCGGCGTGGCGATCAGCGTGCTCGTCACGGCGGCGGCGGCGCACTACCTCGTGGGGCTGTCCTGGCAGTTGTCCCTGATCCTCGGCGCGGTCGTCTCCTCCACGGACGCGGCCGCCGTCTTCTCCGTCCTGCGGGTGATCCCGCTGCCGCGCAGGCTGAGCGGCATGCTGGAGGCGGAGTCCGGCTTCAACGACGCGCCCGTCGTCATCCTCGTCGTCGCGTTCTCGGCCCTCGCCACCGACCCGCAGCCCTGGTACCAGCTCGTCGGCACGATCGTGTTCCAGCTGGCGGTCGGCGTCCTGTGCGGCCTCGGCGTCGGCAAGCTCGGTGAGCTGGGGCTGCGGCGCATCGCCCTGCCCGCCTCCGGTCTCTACCCGATCGCCGTGCTGGCGCTGTGCGTCCTCTCCTACGCCGTGGGCGCGCTCGCCCACGGAAGCGGCTTCCTCGCCACCTACATCACCGGCCTCATCCTCGGCAACGCCAAGCTGCCGCACCGTCCCGCCGTGCGCGGGTTCGCCGACGGGGTCGCGTGGATCGCCCAGATCGGCCTCTTCGTGCTGCTGGGCCTGCTCGCCACGCCGAGCGCGCTCACGGCCGACTTCTGGCCCGCCATCCTCATCGGCCTGGCCCTGACGCTGGTGGCCCGCCCGCTGTCCGTCGTGGTGAGCCTGACGCCGTTCCGGATGCCGTGGCGGCAGCAGATGCTCATGTCGTGGGCCGGGCTGCGCGGCGCCGTGCCCATCGTCCTCGCGACGATCCCGATGGTGGCCGGGATCGAGCAGAGCGACCGGATCTTCAACATCGTGTTCGTGCTCGTCGTCGTCTACACCCTCGTGCAGGGCCCGACCCTGCCGTGGCTGGCGCGGAAACTGCGGCTGGGCGCCACCGACGGCGCCACGGACGTCGACATCGAGTCCGCACCGCTGGAACGGCTGCGCGGTCACCTGCTCTCCGTCTCGATCCCCTCGGCGTCCCGCATGCACGGCGTGGAGATCAACGAGCTCCGGCTGCCGCCGGGCTCGGCGGTGACGCTCGTCGTCCGCAACGGCAAGAGCTTCGTCCCGACGCCGACGACCGTCCTTATGCGCGGGGACGAACTCCTCGTCGTCGCCACCAACGCCGTGCGGGACCAGGCCGAGCAGCGGCTCATCGCCGTCGGCCGGGGCGGCAAGCTCGCGGGGTGGCTCGGCCGCCGCCCGCACCCGGGGCCGCCCGGCGTCTCCGGCCCGCCGGGACGCTCGGCGCCGAGCCGCTGA